A window of the Bacteroides thetaiotaomicron VPI-5482 genome harbors these coding sequences:
- the traM gene encoding conjugative transposon protein TraM, which translates to MLEPLQVGGVLVPANTPLYGTVRIEGQRMAVTVNSIESGGNILPVELTAYDIDGQAGLFVPNTAERTAMKEAAANIGGSFGTSISFARSASQQLVMDVTRGVLGGGSQYLATKMREVKVSVKANYQLLLISKKQ; encoded by the coding sequence TTGCTGGAACCGCTGCAAGTGGGTGGTGTGCTTGTACCTGCCAATACTCCGCTATATGGTACGGTGCGTATCGAAGGGCAACGGATGGCAGTCACAGTAAACTCCATAGAGAGCGGCGGGAACATCCTGCCGGTGGAACTAACGGCTTACGATATAGACGGGCAGGCCGGACTTTTCGTTCCGAATACCGCAGAACGTACCGCCATGAAGGAAGCCGCCGCCAATATCGGGGGCAGTTTCGGAACAAGCATCTCGTTCGCACGCAGTGCCTCGCAACAACTCGTCATGGACGTGACAAGGGGCGTGCTTGGCGGCGGATCACAATATCTGGCCACAAAGATGCGTGAGGTGAAAGTGTCCGTGAAAGCGAATTATCAACTTTTATTAATATCCAAAAAACAGTAA